The following is a genomic window from Brachionichthys hirsutus isolate HB-005 chromosome 15, CSIRO-AGI_Bhir_v1, whole genome shotgun sequence.
AGATCCTTTCCTCAAACGCACGTGGTTCTCTGTCAACAAACCAAACAGGTTTCCGACTGTTAAAATGAGTAAGGACAAATAGATGGTAAAAGATAAGTTTGTAGACACAGCCAGAGAGTTGACTAATATTTTATGATGTCACTGAACCCCTTTCACAGGCTCCGTTTTGGGACCCCAATATTTCTAAAACTCTGTCTGTGACCATGGAGACAATCATAAAGGACAGGGCCGCCCTCTAATCCAACAAACACTTTACAGTCAGCGCAATGAATAGCTTCCAAAATATTCTACCAGGCGGCACTAAAGACCCATGTCTCTCACCTGTCCAGGATAACCCATTCCGCCAGAGGATTGCCGAGGTTTTCTCCGAGGATGGAGAGGGGAACATGACACTGGATGACTTCTTGGACATGTTTTCTGTCCTGAGTGAGACGGCACCTCGTGATCTGAAGGCCTACTATGCTTTCAAAATTTATGGTAAAATACTCAAAAAAGTagaactactactgtactttcggcttgtcccgccAGGGGTCGCcccagcaaatcaatgttctccgcttcaccctgtcctttgcatcgtcctccccaacaccagccactctcatgtcctccctctctacgtccatgtatcttctcctgggttgacctctagccctttTCTCTGGCAGCTCtattctcagcatccttctaccgatacagtccctgtctctcctctggacatgtccaaaccatcagtAGTTCTACCACATGAATTACCTTTAGATTTCTTCGTTTCTAACCTTTTATGCAAGATTTCAACAATGATGACTTCATTTGCAAGTCAGACCTGGAGAAGACCCTGAACAAACTGACCCGTAACGAACTGACGCAGGACGAGGTGAGGATGGTGTGTGAGAAGGTGGTGGACGAGGCTGACCTGGACAACGACGGGCGTCTGTCGCTTGAAGACTTCCAGCACATGATTGTTCGAGCTCCAGAATTCCTCAGGTGGGCTCATGGTAGCCATTTACTTTAATATATAATGAAGGGTAAATACACACATCAACAATATATTAAGgcacattatttttgttttgtaccaATAATAGTGATCTAAAGTCTGTGTCCTTCCATTTCCCAGccttatatttgtttttatttgatttataacaaggaaatcaaaccaaactgtaaatgtttgtcCACAGCACCTTCCACATAAGGATATAGGGAACTGAAGAACTGAAGCATTCATGCTTTTCTGAACCAGAGTATCACATAAGGATGGACTTAACACAGCAGGACATCTGGAAAGTGGCGTAATCCTGACATCTCAactaaaaaaagcaaataatagTGGGAGTTCTTTGGCgttgtgatttattttgtagAAACAGATATAATCCAAACCACTGTTATCTTCATCAAACGTAATCAATCTTTGACATTCAGCATCCAGACTAAATATTATGTTGACTTATGTTCCCATGAAGGATGCAAGACAACCCATAACAGGTTGGATGTGTTTTGACATGCTGAGGtcaaatgtgatttttcttttgctaCTGCGCATGCAGAAGTGACACCATAGTGTATTCTGCCAATCGATCATTATGAGGCATCGACCGTCCATCACGGCAAGGCTCATCAGCagtagatttgttttgttcaaaGGGGCTCAGTTACACCAAACTGTGGGAGAAACTCATGCCAGAATATTCCAGTGAGTCACAGAATGTTCATTTGCCATGCAGGCAGACCAGCTCTACTGTCAGAGCACAGGGCCGACTGCAGTTTCATCTGCAGGCCACCAATGAAGATGGTAATTGTGCAGTTTCATAAAcgtatttttaataaatgataagTAGATACCTACAAATTGTAGATACATTTCCACATGGGTTGAGAAAGTAAAGTACAACTTAAATACATCTCTTGTCAACATGATATTTAcaatttatttgaaaatgtatgATTCTCCCCGTGTACTTCACAATGGATGGATACAAACATGGCTGTAATGTATATTGTAACATGTGATGGGAATCCTAAGAAAAggatatgaaataaaaaataagtatAATTTCAGCTGAAAATGTTACAGCAGAAACTGTCGCTTCCTCTTTTGTTTCAGACTTAAAGACACAGCATCACTAAACAGAGACAAAAGTACGACCTTCACATTTCACCATCCACACAACGTCTTACTTAATCTCACATTAAGTTCTGCAAAAATGATCCTATCCACTTGTTGGCTCAGTGAacgacacaaaataaaaataacagaaaGCTCATACATTGAACTGTCAATAAGCATGACTAAAAAATACACTGCCCACATATGCACAGGTCCAAGATTCACAATGCATGGCTTGCCCAAGACTGAACGGAGTATTAGTGGTTAAGACAAATGGCGACAGTAGTCATGAGGACCCAAGTTATGtgacacagaaaaataaaataaaaagtgcagGCAAGCAAGAGAAGATCCTCCCTTGATATTGTGCATAGAggagtttcattttcagacgAGTAACAAACATATAAAGAAAACATCAACAATTAAATTAGAACAGTAAACATTTGTATCTCCAATTCCTCTTAAATATTGGTTGATTTTAATGCATACTGTACGTGGTGCCACCTTGTGGTCAGCTCTTATGCGACAAGAAAATATCTCTCCTAGAATTTGAGAGCTGGTGAATTATGTTgagtcttatttatttattttttccattaatTGATAGTACAATGGATCAGTGCATTCCAAACAGCCAAGTATTTTACAATAACTATGTCTGGTAAAATCTGGGAAGTATGGTCCTTATTCCATCAAGATTCAAAAACCTTTGCAACTAATTAATTGCATTGCAAAACTATCACTTTGGCACAGAACTACACACAAAACATTATTCACTGTTAAAATGCAAAGGGAACTCCTTGGATAGCGGAAGGTTCTAACAGTGCCAAACTTTAAGAGTAAGTTTAAATGTTGTTGAGCTAACTTTCATTTAGCTTAACTGTGAATCAGAGCAGTGGAAAAACCTTCAAGTAAAAATGGAAGGAAATACTTTAAAGTCATCTTATTCAGAGCTGCAACAGAGAAAATTTAGATTCTAATATCAGCTAATCAATTAGTCAATTTTCAAGGACAAAAGGCAAACTTTCCACGCCCCTCAATGCACACATTTTGCTGTAGGTCACTACATAATAGGTGCAGGTCAGCCTAGCAATGTTCTGCAAATAAATATGAAGCAGATCATCCGTAGAGGCAGAAATATAAATTCTACTTTTCCTTTGTGTGGCCAACCTGCCTCCCAGCACCTGAAATCTAAcgcagagaaggaaaaagatAAGGCAGTGTGCAATGAGCTAATTCATGGCCAAAACAAATGGCTGTCCTGGTCCACGGGCAAACAAGTGCAGAACATAATTCGAAAACTTATTTCAAACGTGCCTTCTTGACTGTCTAAATGTATTATGCAATTCCGATTCTGTTAAGGAGCTGCTGGGAGAATGAAAGCAACTCTGCTCCGCAGTTCAAACCGCTCAGTCTCAGGCCGTCATTTAGAAATCAAATGGGAAAAAGCGAAAATAATAATTAGGTCTAAATATCTATGAAAGTGTATTTACAGACCCAAAACCATGACGCATATTAAAATGATTCTCATCAACGGTTTTGCTGCCAGTTGCGATAAATGTAAGTGAGTAGTATAAAGAGAGACTAACATTGGAAGTCGGAGCCCGTCTTTGTGGGAGAAGAACCTGGACAAGGCTCCTGTTTATATCCTTGATCGATCGAGTCGTCTGACTCATGAAATCAGAGCTCCATaaggaaaaataaaggaaagatgTACTGTTTGTTGGAAGCTTTTTGGAGAGGATGAGACAAAAGGAAGACCTCTATTGGGAATGTGATGTCTTTTCCTGTGGAAGGGGAAGGAAGTACTAAGGGTGAGCACAGTCTGTTAATGTCCAGCAGCCAACATCCGAAGCATCGGTCCTCAGAGTAGGCTGCAGCGAAAGAAGCTGCTCTTTTTCTGAGGCTCTGCGATCTTGACTCCTTGACTGCTCCCCTGCGGTGCGTTTCCCTCCTGCAAAAGTGACACAAAAGCAGGTCATTCTCGGCTGCTCAGAGCTTTTGGCTCAGCATCCCCAGAAAGCTTAACGTGCTCATGCACAATGCTACTCGTGAGAACTTTTAAAATACGCATTACTGTATTGTAAAAAAGATCTTCATACCAATTTTGTGtccatttttgttttgatgtCTCTGGCCAGAGTCAAAAAGGCCTGTGAACCAGAACAAATACCAAATATCCGTCACATTGATAGCAGTCGGCCCGTCGATACATTAACAAGACAAGATAGCGACATACCTTTTCCACATTGATGTTGGCCTTTGCACTTGTTTCCATGAACTTGATTCCATACTCTAATGCAAGCTGAAAGGGAGATAATTACCAGCTTACAACATGTTGCCAAGTCTGATGGCGAGGtaggtgccttgctcaagggcacctcggcagtgatCTGAGGTTAAAACTGGGCCCTccccagccaccagcacacgtTCCTCATTTCGTGGCCCAACCCACTGataaagtgacattttatttcatagtTAAAAGTTCCAACAACGTCCAACTTGGTCGACGCCACGCTGAACAAGTGGCTCCCGTTTGTACCCAATGACAGAACATCGGCTTTACCACCAAGCCGCTCACCTTTTCCCCCCTGTCTTTGGGAACCTGTCGCTTGTCATTAATATCACACTTGTTGCCGAGGACCATCTTCTCAACATCAGACGATGCATGCTAGGCCAAGAGAATAAACAAGATGAAAGCAATTCACTAAATGTTTGATATTTTAAGAGGAAACAGGCACATTTAGTGACAATTATTCAGGCGGCAAATACCTCCTCTATGTTTCTAATCCAGTTCTTGATATTATCGAAGGACTTCTCGTTAGTGATGTCATAGACAAGCATGATGCCCTGTAAGAAGTATAAATCACACGTGATGATGGTATCTTAAGCGATGTGGCTTCAGGTTTCGTTCGTCAAGATATGAAGACACCCACCATTGCTCCTCTGTAATAGGCTGTTGTTATCGTTCGGAAGCGCTCCTGGCCAGCTGTATCCCTGAGAAACGCCAACACAAACAGTGGCATCATGGTATGTTCAGCAGCAGAACATGCAAGAATAATTATGCTCTCAAAGATAACTTTTAGGTGGAAAGATCAAATTAGTCTTTCAACATAGTTAAAGAGACACGAGACTTTAATAATGCCACAAAGGGGGAAACTGCttgttccagcagcagcaaaagaaaagtGGAGAAACAATGCGGCAGTAACAGGTATAGTacaagatgaaaagaaatctctAAATctcaaataaatccaaatggaaataatataataatattaaaacatgGTATGTGGACAGTGTTGTTGATAGTAGAAGAACAGCGGGGATGATTACCGTACCTGTGGTAGCGCACCTTCTCATAATATAGCAGGTCTGTATTCAACAAGTGTCGGTGTTGTGTCTTAGTCTTTTTCCAAGTAATTTTTATGATGAATATTAATATGATTGCTTTGTgacttaaaggtcacatattatactctttttccacaagtcaacgctgttcccagacacttatatgaaatatctgtggcaGTCtggcacacacatcttgtgcacattctaacaatgtgatgtcacattaaCAAAGATTTTTTCCAGACGCGTTTCGGTAGGTGATGACAGACCTACACAATCTACGCAGGATtaactggatggtttatttagctatttttgggttgataatgacccaaaccctccatagtattgtagaaacatgggaaaagggagtttttcataatatgggacctttaagacaGAAATATGTCCACTAAAGTTCACATGCATCTAATTTAAACCAATCTAACTATTATAAAGACCAAAAGGAGTCTTGGACTCACTAGTGCCCAGTTTGAGTAATGAGCACTGCGGTcacagaataaatgaataaaagtaaTCTTACCATATTTGTAACTTTATCTTCTTACCATCAAGCTCTATAGTCCTAATCTTGAAATCAATGCCTGGATGGATGAGAGAATTCGCCCATGACAATCGTAAATATTGGGTATTTAAACATGTCTCTCAAGCATCGGCTGACATTGTTGTGACCCCAGAAATGACAGATGGACTAGGAATAAAACGCGTCTTGGCTTCTTAAAATGGAAATAACGCAGCAGCACTCTTCTTGTAATTGATCAACGAATTAGCTACAATGTGCTACATATTAGGCTTACCGGTATCTTGCAGGTTGTAGGATGGGGCCGATAGCTAACGTTAGAACGACttggctaaatgctaacgtcGAACATTTGTGTTAAAATATTAGCCTCATGCGAAACATAATTATAAATGTTTTACTTATATTTATGACATGAAAAACTATTACAATTTGCATTACAGACACACTACTTAGCACAGCAAGCAATCCAGCAAATAGCCTTAGCCTAAAGGAGAAACCATTGCCATATTgtaaacagacagaaagacgcAGTTAATTTCACTCGAACCATACCTATAGTGGAGATAAACGTTGAGTTAAAGGCGTCCTCTGAAAACCTGAACAGGACACAGGTCTTCCCGACGCCGGAGTCACCGATTAATAGTAACTTAAACAAATAATCATACGTCTTCGCCATACTTGATAATATTACGGAAATCCCGCCCGGCGAAATTGTGATAGGTGCAAAGAACTGGCGCCTTCTACTGGCTCGGAGTTCAACTGCTGCTTTTACGGGACAGAACCTGCGACGCTGCAAACTCTCTatcagtctctcagaactgagagcttcacctctcatccaagagactTCTTCGGTTTAGTCTTTCACATTAGACTGTGCCCACATCTTTTCGGTGTGGGAATGAAACGATCTACTGGAGCCGATCCCATCAGTCTCCAGGTGGAGGCATGGTACACCACGGATCAGTTGCCAGATCATCGCCGAACTTTAACCTTTTAACTCCACAAGTCTTCcattatttatgatttcttgTTTTGACTGAAAATCAATTTTTTAAGAAATTCTTTAGCTTTGATACAGCATCTACATCTTCCATTGTTGCGGTGAAAAGACTTCCTAATTTTGAACTCGAATataaacttcttcttctttgtaactcgCGTATTTCTTCGATAGAACAAACATAAACACGGGCTCTCGCGCGCCTCGGTCTTGAGGCAGAGGTACCGTCTGCCTCACCTTTCGATGTTTCACTGCGGTCAAACCATTAAGACTAAATCCGTTATCAACACACGTGAAATACATTAATTACTAAGACTATATAATAAAAGTGTCTACAAACAGAACATTGGTGGCGTACAGAGAGTCAGCGACTGGCACGGGCCAACAGCACACGCTCAATAGTGTGTGTGGGATTACGCATCAATGAATCGATCCGTCACTACGCTGCATCGCGCATGTGCAAAATCGTGTATCTATATGAATTGGGGGTTTTGCCCCATCCCTAGTATATTTGtttgagcaaaaataaataagaggcATGAAGGTATGTCTTACAAAAAAGAagcttttgtatttattattgcaGTTTCTTGTTATTTTACAAGCTGCTAAGCTCCTGCAGTGTTTGGTCCAGGACTTGGTCttgagttttttcttctttagcaGTTGATAGATTctctgcaataaataaaaagcaacagcAGATTAAAAGTGCAAAACAAAGCGTGCCGATGGATAAGATAAtacatttgattcattttaaacatacaacTTATACATTTTAAGTTACGTTTTGCTGTTCCAGGTGGAGTAATATACAAATTGAAAAGACAGcaaacaagagaaaaatactCTTGTTTGTACAACACTCTTGAGTGTACTGTTCATCTGCAGGTCAACAGCAGAGAGCGAGCAGGTGGAGGAAAATGCACATGGAGAGAaatcaggaggaagaagagagaaaacagatgaAATATCAGGGTAGGGAAGGACAAAGATGTGAACAAAGGTTTGAGGATAGATATCAAGCATACCATCCGAGCGTTCTTCAACTTCCACTGTGCTTTTGCAAACATTCTATAGTCATGTTCAACTGAGCCACAGTGTTTTCTGCAATTTCTGCACGGGTTTCCGCCTGAGAAGAGATGTTTGACATATTTATTGCCCAGACATGGTCTCTATCAGAGAATAGATTTGAGCGGTCATGAATTTAAAGACTGTCGCTCAGGACTTTAATATGCTCTTTATATTTGTCCTCCTTCTCAGAGTACTGTAGAAACGGAGCAAAAGGAAATCATGTTTTCACACATAGTACATTTATTTGCTGCTGAATATCTGAATGGCGGACATATCTGAAATCAACAGAAGCAGCGAAGAGTGTTGGAAGTATCTAACGCTGccatattgatgatgatgaatatatttattagatagaatgttagcgtacaagtacagtcacacagtagcatgtattacagtacaaataaagtcaaacatcctgtctaagaggagcatttcaaaaaagcccttgcggtcttgtttccgttgaaaatccttcgtacataaatcatcgacatttaacaatacaattttcgcaatacaaataaaaaaaaaaccaatattaaatgactcaatttatgcaaaataacattagaaaaaaaataataagaataattttacaccacagatgcaaacttacaataaatcacaccaccgatgtaaaatgacaatgaatgacaataaattacataaattacaataaattaccaagacactATTAATGCATCTCTGCTCGGGACGCGCAGATCCATCGGCCATCTCCATATGAAACCGATCTCATCTACCTCTGCAAAGGTCTAAACGTCAGCCACggtctccttctgctctgcctttCGATCACCCCCATACTGCTGTGCACTAAACAGGTGTGTAGTGTaagctgttaataaaataagactGGAACATTGAAGGTGTGTGCTGTCAGTTATTTAACTAAATTGCTACCGGCAGGTCAGGACCAGAAACTGTCTGCATCGTGGCCTACTTTGGGGAACTCTGTCAACACATGGCATTATCTCACCTGCTTGCATTTATCCTCCAATGCCTTATTATCAGACTCAGCCCGCTCTGCCCTCTCAATGGCCGCCTCCCTCTCTGACTTCAGCGTCGCCATCTTCTTCTTGATGGCCTCCATGGTAACAGTTGGAGCTCACTGACTCGCAAGCTTCAgtcaaaaagaagaaaggaaaatgtttatttctttggGTGAAGAGCTGATGTCCGGAagacagactgggggggggggggggcgcccctCACTGGAGGAACAAAGATCATTGCCCTCTTGATTTGGACTGAACAGGAGAGGAATATCAGCCAAGACAGAAATTGACTTGAAACTCCCACATCAAAAGAGCATCGGCTTCTTTAAATGAGAAGCTTCCTGTTACACGTGTACAACGATGACGTCACCTTGTTTCAGGAAGCAGTGCATTTATTGAACAAGGAACATAATGTggaaagcagaataaaatgcGAGGGTCGGCTTTCTGTGCTGCTTCTCCTGACTGCCTTCCGGTTTACGACTGAGTCACACTCggctaaaacaacaacaacaagcggAACTTTATCTGCGTAACTCGCAacttaaatataaaacacacaaagtaacGTCACGAACATGAAAAACGTGACGCCATTCAGCTAAACTCGTACGTGGCCGTTCACAAACTTGTGTGTGGGCGGCTGAGGCTAGCAGGCGTTAGCCGCCTTACTTATGGACAAAAACGACACCAATGAACACACAATTACGGCGTGACAACTTCCGAATAAGCTTAACACGACTTTATGACATGCTTGTGGACTTTGCtcacctgtaaaataaaatctaggTCCGTCTTAATGAGCGTCAGCTGCTCTCCTGACTTGCCTTCCATATTACGTCACAGCGCCAGTCAGCCTCTTCACAAAGCTTCTACTGACACCTTCTGACGCAAATTGGTACTGCCATACGTGTATTACAGATGAAACAGGTGCGTTTTAAACTAGCcttttaaaatacaataataaaaaaataatgctgaGCGACTGAATTGTAACAACTGATAAACACCATTCTGATGGAATATGATGGAAACTGAATACCATATGGGCCCAAAACCATGTTAAAAAAAGAACTAGAAGCATAATAACCATTAATGTTTGAAATGGGTGCATTTGTTTGAGCAAA
Proteins encoded in this region:
- the LOC137904622 gene encoding ras-related protein Rab-8A-like, producing the protein MAKTYDYLFKLLLIGDSGVGKTCVLFRFSEDAFNSTFISTIGIDFKIRTIELDGKKIKLQIWDTAGQERFRTITTAYYRGAMGIMLVYDITNEKSFDNIKNWIRNIEEHASSDVEKMVLGNKCDINDKRQVPKDRGEKLALEYGIKFMETSAKANINVEKAFLTLARDIKTKMDTKLEGNAPQGSSQGVKIAEPQKKSSFFRCSLL